One Nocardioides oleivorans DNA segment encodes these proteins:
- a CDS encoding alpha/beta hydrolase translates to MDAKAVESAVARAVVKVFGRAPDRVQSLVGGRRVNRAGAVLEPEVAAALRLLDALPESDYTQLTAEAARRRVDEEAALFGGRPLPMALVEDVEIPTFAGPITGRRYLAHRDDADRLLVYFHGGGFVVGSLDSHDTVCRFLAEHAGVSVLAVDYRLAPEHPFPAALDDARAAFMFAASKAAAWGHDAHRIGVGGDSAGGNVSAVLCQDLAKAQVHPAFQLLLYPVTDTSRQSASYREFADGFYLTEKQMDWYTERYLGDADRTDPRVSPLLAEDLTGLPPAYVATAGFDPLRDEGEAYARRLAEAGVPVALRRHDSLIHAFVSTTGVGRSGREAVLEACGAIRMGLGAGLRRHAPR, encoded by the coding sequence ATGGATGCCAAGGCTGTCGAGTCCGCCGTCGCCCGCGCCGTGGTCAAGGTCTTCGGGCGGGCGCCCGACCGCGTGCAGAGCCTCGTCGGCGGGCGGCGGGTCAACCGGGCCGGCGCCGTGCTCGAGCCCGAGGTGGCGGCGGCCCTGCGCCTGCTCGACGCGCTGCCCGAGAGCGACTACACCCAGCTGACGGCGGAGGCGGCGAGACGCCGCGTCGACGAGGAGGCTGCGCTGTTCGGCGGTCGTCCGCTGCCGATGGCGCTCGTCGAGGACGTCGAGATCCCGACCTTCGCCGGCCCGATCACCGGCCGCCGCTACCTCGCCCACCGCGACGACGCCGACCGCCTGCTCGTCTACTTCCACGGAGGCGGCTTCGTGGTCGGCTCGCTCGACAGCCACGACACGGTCTGCCGCTTCCTGGCCGAGCACGCCGGGGTGTCGGTGCTCGCGGTCGACTACCGCCTCGCCCCCGAGCACCCGTTCCCGGCAGCGCTCGACGACGCCCGGGCGGCGTTCATGTTCGCCGCGTCGAAGGCCGCCGCGTGGGGCCACGACGCGCACCGGATCGGGGTGGGCGGTGACAGCGCGGGCGGCAACGTCTCGGCAGTGCTGTGCCAGGACCTCGCGAAGGCCCAGGTGCACCCGGCGTTCCAGCTGCTCCTCTACCCGGTCACCGACACCAGCCGGCAGAGCGCGTCCTACCGTGAGTTCGCCGACGGCTTCTACCTCACCGAGAAGCAGATGGACTGGTACACCGAGCGCTACCTCGGCGACGCCGACCGCACCGATCCGCGCGTCTCGCCGCTGCTGGCCGAGGACCTGACCGGGCTGCCGCCGGCCTACGTCGCGACCGCCGGCTTCGACCCGTTGCGCGACGAGGGCGAGGCCTACGCCCGCCGCCTCGCGGAGGCCGGCGTACCCGTCGCGCTGCGCCGCCACGACAGCCTCATCCACGCCTTCGTCAGCACGACCGGTGTCGGGCGCTCCGGTCGGGAGGCCGTGCTCGAGGCGTGCGGGGCGATCCGGATGGGGCTGGGAGCCGGCCTGCGGCGCCACGCCCCGCGCTGA
- a CDS encoding VOC family protein, with protein sequence MTLSIGMITIDTPAAMPLATWWAERFGAEVVQDFGGEFVILGGGGLPALLGFQQVEDATPGKNRIHLDLAAADLDGAVDELVAAGAALVERRGDENFRWVTLTDPDGNLFCVSGQHDAEQALT encoded by the coding sequence ATGACCCTGAGCATCGGCATGATCACGATCGACACCCCGGCGGCCATGCCGCTCGCGACCTGGTGGGCGGAGCGGTTCGGCGCCGAGGTGGTGCAGGACTTCGGCGGCGAGTTCGTCATTCTCGGTGGGGGTGGCCTGCCGGCACTGCTGGGCTTCCAGCAGGTCGAGGACGCCACCCCGGGAAAGAACCGGATCCACCTCGACCTCGCGGCGGCCGACCTCGACGGCGCGGTCGACGAGCTCGTCGCGGCAGGTGCCGCACTCGTGGAGCGGCGTGGCGACGAGAACTTCCGCTGGGTGACCCTCACCGACCCCGACGGCAACCTGTTCTGCGTCTCCGGACAGCACGACGCGGAGCAGGCTCTCACCTGA